A genomic region of Tissierella sp. contains the following coding sequences:
- a CDS encoding YjfB family protein, with translation MDIAALSTSLSQMKLSQEIGVSVLEVVMDSSQSQMTDMIQILAANTKVMEQSITPNLGGNIDIRL, from the coding sequence ATGGACATAGCTGCATTATCAACATCACTTAGCCAAATGAAATTGAGTCAAGAAATAGGAGTTTCAGTACTAGAGGTGGTAATGGATTCAAGCCAATCACAAATGACTGATATGATTCAAATACTGGCAGCAAATACAAAAGTAATGGAACAATCAATCACACCTAATTTAGGTGGCAATATTGACATCAGACTATAA
- a CDS encoding aminopeptidase P N-terminal domain-containing protein, with protein sequence MNKEFFTKNRKQLEENLANDSILLLFADKAPYKSADELYQFIPNRNFYYLSGIDKDKVILLISKIDGKVSEKLFIERPDPVMAKWVGATITEDEAKEASGIDNIEYLDSFEGTIGSILNRNNIEKIYLDLERQEIRRTTTESQEFAKMIKERYPYIEIKNIYHDITELRLIKSKDEIDLIRKAIEITNEGIMNMVENIKPGMMEYEIEAYFDFTLKKNGVRNKAFETIAACGKNATILHYVDNDSKANDGDLILFDLGAQYKYYNGDISRTFPVNGKFTDRQKEIYNIVLTAQKAVEEAAKPGLAFRELNEIAKKVLAEGCKELGLIKEDKEISKYYFHGVSHYLGADTHDVGPYNTELKPGMVITNEPGLYIEEEGIGIRIEDDLLITENGCENLSHYIIKTVEEIEAAMNR encoded by the coding sequence ATGAATAAAGAATTCTTTACAAAAAACAGAAAACAATTAGAAGAGAATTTAGCAAATGATAGTATCTTGCTATTATTTGCAGATAAGGCTCCATATAAGTCTGCTGATGAACTATATCAATTTATACCTAATAGAAATTTCTATTATTTATCAGGTATTGATAAGGACAAAGTCATTCTTTTAATTAGTAAGATTGATGGAAAAGTTTCAGAGAAATTATTCATTGAGAGACCAGACCCAGTTATGGCTAAATGGGTAGGAGCTACAATTACTGAGGATGAAGCCAAGGAAGCATCGGGCATAGACAATATTGAATACCTAGATAGCTTTGAAGGAACTATTGGCTCTATTCTCAACAGGAATAATATAGAAAAGATATACTTAGACTTAGAAAGACAAGAAATCAGAAGAACAACTACAGAGTCCCAAGAATTTGCAAAGATGATAAAAGAAAGATATCCATATATAGAAATAAAAAATATCTACCATGATATAACGGAACTAAGGCTAATTAAATCAAAGGATGAGATTGATTTAATTAGAAAAGCAATTGAAATCACCAATGAAGGTATAATGAACATGGTAGAAAATATTAAGCCAGGTATGATGGAATATGAGATCGAAGCATATTTTGATTTTACTTTAAAGAAAAATGGTGTAAGAAACAAAGCTTTTGAAACCATAGCTGCATGTGGGAAAAATGCTACTATCCTTCATTATGTAGATAACGATTCTAAAGCTAATGATGGAGATTTAATATTATTTGATTTGGGAGCTCAGTATAAGTATTACAATGGTGATATAAGTCGTACATTCCCTGTGAATGGCAAGTTCACAGATAGACAAAAAGAGATTTATAATATTGTTTTAACAGCACAAAAAGCTGTAGAAGAAGCTGCAAAACCAGGACTAGCTTTTAGAGAATTAAATGAAATTGCTAAAAAGGTTCTAGCTGAAGGTTGTAAGGAATTAGGATTAATTAAGGAGGACAAAGAAATCTCCAAATACTATTTCCACGGTGTATCACATTATTTAGGGGCAGATACCCATGATGTAGGGCCATATAATACTGAGCTAAAGCCAGGTATGGTAATCACCAATGAACCAGGGCTTTATATTGAAGAAGAGGGAATAGGCATAAGAATAGAAGATGATCTATTGATTACGGAAAATGGATGCGAAAATCTATCTCATTACATTATAAAAACTGTAGAAGAAATAGAAGCAGCTATGAATAGATAA
- the fliB gene encoding flagellin lysine-N-methylase: MEQHKRMILIPEYMKQFRCIGSECEDSCCIGWTVSLDKKRYQNYKRSNNMELKPIFKSMVRRSHNNKSDEFYGRIVMDELDRCPFLDESRLCKIQGILGEEHLSDICASYPRFTNRIDGKLERSATISCPEIARLALLNPKGISFEQIQEDKDLRIMINSRFDTEGHMFYNKPERYFWDIRLFCISLLQDRNYSISERLILLGIVNNRIEGLYKMYKTHDIPKTLESLAQMIDRGSFKDELNKVPSKIEIQLKILETMINERLLIGSLNGRYMECLNETLLGLENTEDEKIETTIKKYEETYTNYLKDYLEEKEYILENFLVNEYFRGMMPFGGFASIWDSYIFLCVIYGMIKLHLIGMAGYHKGLNDELTLKLIQSFSKVILHNNQYIQSIINLIKENGLDTLAYMTILSKN; encoded by the coding sequence ATGGAACAACATAAAAGGATGATATTAATACCAGAATATATGAAACAATTTAGATGTATTGGTTCAGAATGTGAAGATAGTTGTTGTATTGGATGGACAGTATCTTTAGATAAAAAGAGATATCAAAATTATAAAAGAAGTAACAATATGGAACTAAAGCCTATATTTAAATCTATGGTTAGAAGATCCCATAATAATAAGTCTGATGAGTTTTATGGGAGAATAGTAATGGATGAGTTAGACAGATGCCCTTTTTTAGATGAAAGTAGGCTCTGTAAGATTCAAGGTATCTTGGGAGAAGAACATCTATCTGATATCTGTGCTTCATATCCTAGATTTACAAATAGGATAGATGGAAAACTTGAGCGTAGTGCAACGATATCTTGTCCTGAGATAGCAAGATTAGCACTCTTAAACCCAAAAGGAATTTCTTTTGAACAAATACAAGAAGATAAAGATTTAAGAATTATGATAAATTCAAGATTTGATACAGAAGGGCATATGTTTTATAATAAACCTGAAAGATACTTTTGGGATATTCGACTATTTTGCATATCCTTACTTCAAGATAGGAACTATAGCATTTCAGAAAGACTTATTTTACTGGGCATCGTTAACAATAGAATTGAAGGATTATACAAGATGTATAAAACTCATGATATACCTAAGACTCTAGAATCTCTTGCACAAATGATTGACAGAGGAAGCTTTAAGGATGAGCTTAATAAAGTTCCTTCCAAAATTGAAATTCAATTAAAGATATTAGAAACAATGATAAATGAAAGACTATTAATTGGAAGTTTAAATGGAAGATATATGGAGTGCCTTAATGAAACTTTACTAGGTCTAGAAAATACAGAAGATGAGAAAATAGAAACTACGATAAAGAAGTATGAAGAAACTTACACTAACTATCTAAAGGACTATTTAGAAGAGAAAGAATATATTTTAGAGAACTTTCTTGTAAATGAATATTTTAGAGGGATGATGCCTTTTGGAGGTTTTGCAAGTATATGGGATTCTTATATTTTTCTTTGTGTCATCTATGGAATGATAAAATTACACCTTATAGGTATGGCGGGATACCACAAGGGATTAAATGACGAACTTACATTAAAATTAATACAATCGTTTTCAAAAGTTATATTACACAATAACCAATACATTCAATCAATTATTAATCTAATAAAGGAAAATGGTCTAGATACGCTTGCATATATGACGATATTATCTAAGAACTAG